In the uncultured Methanobacterium sp. genome, one interval contains:
- a CDS encoding VWA domain-containing protein has product MNKKLILISLLTIVLMLFMAGSVCAQDQAIEANKTANVTGVDTATVYIQVNGSSNSTRLPADVVFAIDASGSMSTSDPTGLRKTGAISFINKMNNTTDQVGVVNWANVIKQQQGLTSNFNQAINVVNQNTPGGTTNGALAMETSINILSLSSLPANQRNIILLTDGLFNAGGNATQTPDQRAIYFATLAKSLGYNVYTIGLGPDVDPVVLTQMASVINGVPQYYFANNASVIDSIYNQIFQSITTKAKDITVTDVVPNYMTYVGATIAPTTNVLNPDGTRTLTWFIPTLGQGQTWNVRYDLMSTINGFNIPTNVVANITYTDPENKTGNLTLPIPLVDFPACLSVTKEGNPEPVWPGSLLTYEMSIRNNGPHTAWIVSFSDVLPIQIHNSVQYSLNNVNWSPYTSGQSVDLGSLSVGQIVNFWVRGVVDIATVPPTTLSNMVNAYVNGTLCNSATFISNLIPAADLAIIKTANQTQGLTSGQNVTFTLTVTNLGPNTATNVMAYDPMPTGISSFGAATPSQGTWDPIMRIWNIGTLTASQIVTITFNATINNKFTGNITNIATVNGTEFDPNLLNNHDLIQLFVENPYVPTADLSICKKVDSTTPDFGDIIHFTIGVCNTGPDPAENVVVTDVWPTGLIFVSSTPVPFSVVGNIYTWNLGIIGHNQNATINITAIVNATGLITNFVNVTTTTFDPHPDNNATVNITVSEAAHVVLDKIVSNSTPNYWSLVTFTITAFNTGPNDAQGVEVTDILPAELTFVSSIFTPGTTYNPNTGIWNIGTILNGTSAFLSITANVTGVGTITNWAFVTNQTTFDKFPWSKDNETINVPPASIFTLNKEWRATQDGTPITTAQYQDNVWIVFSATNIGPSNATITLTDILPPGFTPGSYYQWKIDSGSWNNEPITWPGSDFGFLPVGSTVYIAIPGQITVANTTIYNTVNQTAQDTYNPEYPEGPPYGNASAQLDIPPHAHIIITKTVNNPTPNYGSTIIFTVTAHNNGPNDASDVQVVDNLPAGLVFLSYQSSQGIYNPSTGIWNVGTLLNNTNAILNITALVNATGEMTNWANEVNATINVPPAADLEITKTVSNPRPYIHEVIYFTLIVQNKGPDTATSVYVTDKLPEGVVYISSSANYGSYDPITGIWTIGDLPSGAVAQLIMTVGVEKVGPLENHAHVYSDTFDPILDNQSATATVDVQDTSLNGKTVNAKTVPMQKTGAPLGALLVALLVVLSGVISAKRK; this is encoded by the coding sequence ATGAATAAAAAATTGATTTTGATAAGTTTATTAACGATAGTTCTGATGCTTTTCATGGCGGGATCCGTATGTGCCCAGGACCAGGCTATAGAAGCAAATAAAACTGCCAATGTAACAGGGGTTGATACAGCCACGGTTTACATCCAAGTGAATGGATCCAGTAATTCAACCCGACTTCCTGCTGATGTGGTTTTTGCCATAGATGCTTCTGGAAGTATGAGTACCAGTGACCCTACAGGTCTTAGAAAAACTGGTGCCATCAGTTTCATTAACAAAATGAACAACACTACTGATCAAGTTGGAGTGGTAAACTGGGCTAACGTAATAAAACAGCAGCAAGGTTTAACCAGTAACTTCAATCAGGCCATTAATGTAGTTAACCAGAACACTCCTGGAGGTACAACCAATGGTGCTTTGGCAATGGAAACTTCCATCAATATACTCAGTTTATCCTCACTTCCCGCTAATCAAAGAAACATCATCTTACTAACCGACGGACTCTTTAATGCAGGGGGGAATGCTACACAAACTCCTGACCAGCGGGCCATATACTTTGCTACCCTGGCTAAAAGTTTGGGATACAATGTTTACACCATAGGTTTGGGACCGGATGTTGATCCTGTTGTATTAACCCAGATGGCATCTGTTATCAATGGCGTACCTCAATATTATTTTGCCAACAATGCTTCGGTCATTGATAGTATCTATAATCAGATATTCCAAAGTATAACCACTAAAGCTAAAGATATCACTGTCACAGATGTGGTACCCAACTACATGACCTACGTAGGTGCTACCATAGCTCCAACAACCAATGTTTTAAACCCGGATGGAACCAGAACCTTAACCTGGTTTATACCAACTCTGGGACAAGGGCAAACCTGGAACGTGAGATACGATTTAATGTCCACCATTAACGGATTCAACATTCCCACCAACGTAGTAGCTAATATTACTTACACCGACCCTGAAAACAAAACAGGAAACTTAACATTACCCATACCATTAGTAGACTTCCCAGCATGTCTTAGTGTGACTAAAGAAGGTAATCCTGAGCCTGTTTGGCCTGGAAGTTTGTTAACTTATGAAATGAGCATAAGAAACAATGGCCCCCATACTGCCTGGATTGTAAGCTTTTCTGACGTTCTACCAATTCAAATCCATAATAGTGTCCAATATTCTCTGAACAATGTTAACTGGAGTCCGTACACTTCTGGGCAGAGTGTAGATCTTGGAAGCCTTTCTGTTGGTCAGATCGTTAATTTCTGGGTGAGAGGAGTAGTAGATATTGCCACAGTACCCCCAACAACTCTTAGCAACATGGTGAATGCATATGTTAATGGAACATTATGTAATAGTGCAACTTTTATTAGCAATTTAATCCCCGCTGCAGACCTGGCCATAATAAAAACAGCCAACCAAACACAAGGCCTAACCTCTGGACAAAACGTAACATTCACATTAACAGTTACAAACCTCGGACCTAACACCGCAACAAACGTAATGGCATACGATCCTATGCCCACTGGAATATCATCATTTGGTGCTGCAACTCCCAGTCAGGGGACTTGGGATCCTATTATGAGAATATGGAACATAGGAACTCTAACAGCCAGCCAAATAGTGACTATTACCTTTAACGCCACCATAAATAATAAATTCACTGGAAACATAACCAACATCGCCACCGTCAACGGAACTGAATTCGACCCCAACCTCCTAAATAACCATGATTTAATACAACTTTTTGTCGAAAACCCATATGTACCCACCGCTGATCTTTCAATCTGCAAAAAAGTAGACAGTACAACACCAGATTTTGGTGATATTATCCACTTCACAATTGGTGTGTGCAATACAGGACCAGATCCTGCTGAAAATGTTGTGGTCACCGATGTATGGCCAACTGGCCTGATCTTCGTATCCTCAACACCAGTACCATTTTCAGTTGTTGGGAACATATACACCTGGAACTTGGGAATCATTGGACACAATCAAAATGCAACCATAAATATAACAGCAATAGTAAATGCCACTGGATTAATAACCAATTTCGTGAATGTTACGACAACAACCTTCGATCCACACCCTGATAACAACGCAACCGTGAACATAACTGTAAGCGAAGCTGCACACGTAGTATTAGACAAAATAGTTTCTAATTCCACACCAAATTATTGGAGTTTAGTGACTTTTACCATCACCGCATTTAATACTGGACCAAACGATGCTCAAGGTGTGGAAGTAACAGACATCCTACCTGCCGAATTGACCTTCGTTTCATCCATATTTACACCCGGAACAACATATAATCCAAATACTGGAATATGGAACATAGGAACAATACTAAACGGTACGTCCGCATTTTTAAGCATAACAGCCAACGTGACCGGAGTAGGAACTATCACCAACTGGGCTTTTGTAACAAATCAGACAACCTTTGATAAATTTCCATGGAGTAAAGACAACGAAACAATAAACGTACCACCAGCATCCATCTTTACCCTAAATAAAGAGTGGAGAGCAACCCAAGATGGAACACCAATAACCACTGCCCAGTACCAGGACAACGTCTGGATAGTTTTCAGTGCTACCAATATCGGTCCAAGTAATGCTACAATTACTTTAACTGATATCTTACCACCAGGATTTACACCTGGAAGTTATTATCAATGGAAAATAGATTCCGGAAGCTGGAATAACGAGCCTATAACATGGCCCGGTTCGGACTTTGGATTCCTTCCAGTAGGATCAACAGTTTATATCGCAATACCCGGACAAATAACAGTAGCCAACACCACAATATACAACACTGTAAATCAAACTGCACAAGACACTTACAACCCAGAATACCCAGAAGGACCACCATACGGTAACGCAAGCGCACAATTGGACATACCACCACATGCACACATTATAATAACGAAAACCGTGAACAACCCCACACCAAACTACGGAAGTACAATTATATTCACAGTAACAGCACATAACAACGGACCAAACGATGCCTCAGACGTCCAGGTAGTAGATAACTTACCTGCAGGACTAGTATTCCTTTCATACCAATCCTCACAAGGAATATACAACCCTTCAACAGGAATATGGAATGTTGGAACATTATTAAACAACACCAACGCAATTCTAAACATAACCGCACTAGTAAATGCAACAGGGGAAATGACAAACTGGGCTAACGAAGTTAATGCCACTATAAACGTACCACCAGCAGCAGATCTGGAAATAACCAAAACAGTCAGTAATCCTCGCCCTTACATCCATGAAGTGATCTACTTCACCCTAATCGTGCAAAACAAAGGGCCGGATACTGCTACCAGTGTTTATGTTACAGATAAACTGCCGGAAGGTGTTGTTTACATCAGTTCAAGTGCTAACTATGGATCATACGACCCTATTACAGGCATATGGACCATAGGAGATCTACCAAGTGGCGCTGTTGCCCAGCTGATAATGACTGTTGGAGTAGAAAAAGTAGGACCATTAGAAAACCACGCCCACGTGTATTCTGACACTTTCGATCCAATCCTGGACAACCAGAGTGCTACGGCCACAGTTGATGTGCAGGACACTTCGTTAAATGGAAAAACAGTGAATGCAAAGACTGTGCCTATGCAAAAGACCGGTGCACCCTTAGGAGCTCTGTTAGTGGCTCTATTAGTAGTATTATCCGGCGTAATTAGTGCAAAAAGAAAATAA